Proteins encoded in a region of the Salminus brasiliensis chromosome 2, fSalBra1.hap2, whole genome shotgun sequence genome:
- the LOC140549705 gene encoding testis-specific serine/threonine-protein kinase 6-like, translating into MQTKKVLNRLGYEVIDNIGKGNYGMVKLATSKKHPKNVAIKIMDRRRMTPDVVSKFLPRELAILRQVKHPHIIQVHDVFEMTNGQVFIVMEVAVTDLFQKILELHRLSGSQAKTWFSQLLSAMVYLHQQDIVHRDLKCENVLLTADDQVKLSDFGFSRFSRGFPELSQTFCGSPEYAAPEVLNRTPYDPKKSDVWSLGVILYIMVVGLMPFRAYGDRKLQCKALKFPKCIGVEMSCQSIIAYMLQYDPSTRPWVTEVVQHPWLQSDQEHSRQLGLQLQFPAMRTLVSFPFLQALWKRKSVKKDIIPSKGTHSSGSGETTAPRSSAARVIGRFTVVAVEDQNGEGSLRQDVNQAIEKDPQSSSVLRSEVDSVSSSTSEDRLELSNSQQSIKEGSQSSPLSGKVESTSSSSSEDGLVFFSAQQSLEEEPQSSCLSNEVDTKSSSSSEDGLVFFSAQQSLKEKSQSSSLSREEDVLTSQGIRSESLMPELDNDNSRAGAKEDEEVIPNELCGA; encoded by the exons ACGTTGTCTCCAAGTTCCTGCCACGGGAACTTGCCATCCTCAGACAAGTAAAGCACCCTCACATTATTCAGGTGCATGATGTTTTTGAGATGACTAATGGACAAGTCTTCATCGTGATGGAGGTCGCCGTAACAGATCTCTTTCAAAAGATCTTGGAGCTTCACCGCCTCAGCGGCAGCCAGGCCAAAACGTGGTTttcacagctcctcagtgccatgGTGTATCTGCACCAGCAAGACATTGTCCACAGGGACCTCAAGTGTGAGAATGTTCTTCTAACTGCagatgaccaggtcaaactgAGCGACTTTGGTTTTAGCCGCTTTTCCAGAGGTTTCCCTGAACTAAGCCAGACATTCTGTGGCTCTCCGGAGTACGCTGCACCTGAGGTTCTTAACCGTACGCCGTATGATCCCAAAAAGAGTGACGTGTGGAGTCTTGGTGTAATTCTCTACATTATGGTCGTTGGGCTCATGCCGTTCAGAGCCTACGGTGACCGCAAACTCCAGTGCAAAGCCTTGAAGTTTCCAAAGTGTATCGGAGTGGAGATGTCCTGTCAGTCCATCATCGCCTATATGTTGCAGTACGATCCTTCCACTCGGCCTTGGGTGACAGAGGTGGTGCAGCACCCTTGGCTGCAGTCAGATCAGGAACA CTCCAGGCAACTGGGTTTGCAGCTCCAGTTTCCAGCTATGAGGACTTTGGTGTCTTTCCCTTTCCTCCAGGCACTATGGAAGAGGAAGAGC GTAAAGAAGGACATCATTCCATCCAAAGGGACACATTCCTCCGGCAGTGGAGAAACTACCGCACCTCGTTCCTCTGCAGCAAG AGTTATTGGGAGGTTCACTGTGGTAGCCGTTGAGGATCAGAATGGGGAAGGCAGTCTTCGTCAAGATGTCAACCAGGCAATAGAAAAAGATCCTCAATCTTCTTCAGTGTTGCGCAGTGAGGTAGACAGTGTGTCATCTTCTACCTCTGAGGATCGGCTGGAGTTGTCCAACTCTCAGCAGTCGATAAAGGAAGGGTCTCAGTCTTCCCCTTTGAGTGGTAAGGTAGAGAGTACATCATCTTCTAGCTCCGAAGATGGGCTGGTGTTCTTTAGCGCTCAGCAGTCGCTAGAGGAAGAGCCTCAATCTTCTTGTTTGAGCAATGAGGTGGACACTAAGTCATCTTCTAGCTCCGAAGATGGGCTGgtgttcttcagtgctcagcAATCGCTAAAGGAAAAGTCTCAGTCTTCCTCTTTGAGCAGAGAGGAAGACGTGCTCACATCTCAAGGTATCAGAAGCGAGTCTCTGATGCCTGAGCTGGACAACGACAACAGTAGAGCTGGTGCAA aggaggatgaggaagttATTCCGAATGAACTCTGCGGTGCGTAA
- the LOC140549706 gene encoding testis-specific serine/threonine-protein kinase 6-like, which produces MQTKKVLNRLGYEVIDNIGKGNYGMVKLATSKKHPKNVAIKIMDRRRMTPDVVSKFLPRELAILRQVKHPHIIQVHDVFEMTNGQVFIVMEVAVTDLFQKILELHRLSGSQAKTWFSQLLSAMVYLHQQDIVHRDLKCENVLLTADDQVKLSDFGFSRFSRGFPELSQTFCGSPEYAAPEVLNRTPYDPKKSDVWSLGVILYIMVVGLMPFRAYGDRKLQCKALKFPKCIGVEMSCQSIIAYMLQYDPSTRPWVTEVVQHPWLQSDQEHSRQLGLQLQFPAMRTLVSFPFLQALWKRKSVKKDIIPSKGTHSSGSGETTAPRSSAARVIGRFTVVAVEDQNGEGSLRQDVNQAIEKDPQSSSVLRSEVDSVSSSSSEDGLELSNSQQSIKEGSQSSPLSGKVESTSSSSSEDGLVFFSAQQSLEEEPESSCLSNEVDTKSSSNSEDGLVFFSAQQSLEEKSQSSSLSREEDVLTSQGIRSESLMPELDNDNSRAGAKPPAVFRGG; this is translated from the exons ATGCAGACCAAAAAAGTCCTGAATAGATTAGGCTATGAGGTGATTGACAACATCGGTAAGGGGAATTATGGCATGGTTAAGTTGGCCACATCAAAAAAGCACCCCAAAAACGTGGCCATTAAAATAATGGACCGCAGGCGGATGACACCTGACGTTGTCTCCAAGTTCCTGCCACGGGAACTTGCCATCCTCAGACAAGTAAAGCACCCTCACATTATTCAGGTGCATGATGTTTTTGAGATGACTAATGGACAAGTCTTCATCGTGATGGAGGTCGCCGTAACAGATCTCTTTCAAAAGATCTTGGAGCTTCACCGCCTCAGCGGCAGCCAGGCCAAAACGTGGTTttcacagctcctcagtgccatgGTGTATCTGCACCAGCAAGACATTGTCCACAGGGACCTCAAGTGTGAGAATGTTCTTCTAACTGCagatgaccaggtcaaactgAGCGACTTTGGTTTTAGCCGCTTTTCCAGAGGTTTCCCTGAACTAAGCCAGACATTCTGTGGCTCTCCGGAGTACGCTGCACCTGAGGTTCTTAACCGTACGCCGTATGATCCCAAAAAGAGTGACGTGTGGAGTCTTGGTGTAATTCTCTACATTATGGTCGTTGGGCTCATGCCGTTCAGAGCCTACGGTGACCGCAAACTCCAGTGCAAAGCCTTGAAGTTTCCAAAGTGTATCGGAGTGGAGATGTCCTGTCAGTCCATCATCGCCTATATGTTGCAGTACGATCCTTCCACTCGGCCTTGGGTGACAGAGGTGGTGCAGCACCCTTGGCTGCAGTCAGATCAGGAACA CTCCAGGCAACTGGGTTTGCAGCTCCAGTTTCCAGCTATGAGGACTTTGGTGTCTTTCCCTTTCCTCCAGGCACTATGGAAGAGGAAGAGC GTAAAGAAGGACATCATTCCATCCAAAGGGACACATTCCTCCGGCAGTGGAGAAACTACCGCACCTCGTTCCTCTGCAGCAAG AGTTATTGGGAGGTTCACCGTGGTAGCCGTTGAGGATCAGAATGGGGAAGGTAGTCTTCGTCAAGATGTCAACCAGGCAATAGAAAAAGATCCTCAATCTTCTTCAGTGTTGCGCAGTGAGGTAGACAGTGTGTCATCTTCTTCCTCTGAGGATGGGCTGGAGTTGTCCAACTCTCAGCAGTCGATAAAGGAAGGGTCTCAGTCTTCCCCTTTGAGTGGTAAGGTAGAGAGTACATCATCTTCTAGCTCCGAAGATGGGCTGGTGTTTTTTAGCGCTCAGCAGTCGCTAGAGGAAGAGCCTGAATCTTCTTGTTTGAGCAATGAGGTGGACACTAAGTCATCTTCTAACTCTGAAGATGGGCTGgtgttcttcagtgctcagcAATCGCTAGAGGAAAAGTCTCAGTCTTCCTCTTTGAGCAGAGAGGAAGACGTGCTCACGTCTCAAGGTATCAGAAGCGAGTCTCTGATGCCTGAGCTGGACAACGACAACAGTAGAGCTGGTGCAA AGCCTCCCGCTGTCttcagaggaggatga